A region of Stigmatopora nigra isolate UIUO_SnigA chromosome 6, RoL_Snig_1.1, whole genome shotgun sequence DNA encodes the following proteins:
- the LOC144197857 gene encoding uncharacterized protein LOC144197857, with translation MEMFSMLGWVTLLSPQPTTDSFLVWKVDHLTEWSITSMCYAVSDLEGSCHRKLPVLVYKPPDDVSLTLANHTGSLLEHHEFSLHCTVHNVAPARNLLVTFYRNQSRLAQLHSNITDDTPVTEVFALDVLATREDDGANYWCEAELQLQPTESQKPIAVASEKVTTTVLFGPQLLCPAKLQVKMGESLHCDVRGNPEPSVIWLKDGRKVIPPTRCSRAHAGKYTVLATGLFKQNVTVEVEVVNCRGTASVCKKLFLLLVLMVNLL, from the exons ATGGagatgttttctatgctgggaTGGGTCACATTG CTGTCACCGCAGCCCACCACGGATAGCTTTCTAGTGTGGAAAGTGGACCACCTGACCGAGTGGAGCATCACCTCCATGTGTTACGCCGTGTCAGACCTAGAAGGATCTTGTCACCGTAAACTCCCCGTCCTGGTCTACA AACCCCCAGATGACGTCTCCCTGACTTTAGCGAACCACACGGGCTCCCTATTGGAGCACCACGAGTTCTCCCTCCACTGTACCGTCCACAACGTGGCCCCGGCCAGAAACCTCCTTGTGACCTTCTACCGAAACCAAAGCCGATTGGCGCAATTACACTCCAACATAACGGACGACACACCTGTTACTGAAGTCTTCGCTCTGGACGTCCTCGCCACGAGGGAAGACGACGGCGCCAACTACTGGTGCGAGGCGGAACTACAACTGCAGCCAACGGAAAGCCAGAAACCCATAGCGGTTGCGTCGGAAAAAGTCACAACAACTGTCCTGT TTGGTCCACAATTGCTTTGCCCAGCAAAGCTTCAAGTAAAGATGGGAGAAAGCTTACACTGTGACGTCCGAGGAAACCCCGAACCGTCGGTTATCTGGCTCAAAGATGGCCGCAAGGTGATCCCGCCCACTCGCTGCAGTAGAGCGCACGCTGGAAAATACACAGTACTCGCCACAGGACTTTTTAAACAGAATGTAACCGTGGAAGTGGAGGTGGTCAATTGCAGAG gcaCTGCAAGTGTGTGTAAAAAACTCTTCCTGCTGCTTGTACTGATGGTGAACTTACTGTga